The following proteins come from a genomic window of Frankia casuarinae:
- a CDS encoding response regulator, which yields MIRVAVADDQPLVRLGLRVLIETEDDLELVGEAEDGRAAVELVRATRPDVVLLDIRMPVLDGLAALRTIVEDPDLAATRVVMVTTFELDEYVFEALRGGASGFVLKDTEAADLLRAIRVVAAGESLLSPTVTRLVIETFARRPAAVAAPDLRGLTVREREVMSLVGHGLSNDEIAARLVISPATARTHVSRVMVKLAARDRAQLAVLAHQAGLV from the coding sequence GTGATCCGGGTGGCGGTGGCCGACGACCAGCCGCTGGTGCGGCTCGGGCTGCGGGTACTCATCGAGACCGAGGACGATCTGGAGCTCGTCGGCGAGGCCGAGGACGGTCGGGCCGCGGTCGAACTCGTCCGCGCCACCCGACCCGACGTCGTGCTGCTCGACATCCGCATGCCGGTCCTCGACGGGCTGGCGGCGCTGCGGACGATCGTCGAGGATCCCGACCTGGCCGCTACCCGGGTCGTCATGGTCACCACCTTTGAGCTGGACGAATACGTCTTCGAGGCGTTGCGGGGCGGCGCCTCGGGCTTCGTGCTCAAGGACACCGAGGCCGCCGACCTGCTGCGAGCGATCCGGGTCGTCGCCGCGGGCGAGTCTCTGCTCTCCCCGACGGTGACCCGACTCGTCATCGAGACCTTCGCCCGCCGGCCAGCCGCCGTCGCCGCCCCGGACCTGCGCGGGCTGACCGTGCGGGAACGCGAGGTGATGAGCCTCGTCGGCCACGGGCTGTCCAACGACGAGATCGCCGCCCGACTGGTGATCAGTCCGGCGACGGCCCGCACCCACGTGAGCCGGGTGATGGTGAAACTGGCGGCGCGGGACCGGGCCCAGCTCGCCGTCCTGGCCCACCAGGCCGGCCTCGTCTGA
- a CDS encoding helix-turn-helix domain-containing protein has product MPDIMPGDRIAQIRRRRSLSQEELAARSGVSVAVIRKLEQNRRAGARIETLHALARGLNVKTSELFDNGESVARVTRKVCLCR; this is encoded by the coding sequence ATGCCCGACATAATGCCTGGTGACAGGATTGCCCAGATACGGCGTAGGCGCTCTCTCTCACAGGAAGAGCTAGCCGCACGCTCTGGTGTCAGCGTCGCCGTAATCAGAAAGCTAGAGCAGAATCGACGGGCGGGGGCTCGAATAGAAACGCTTCATGCGTTGGCCCGTGGTCTGAACGTTAAGACCTCTGAGCTTTTCGATAACGGCGAATCTGTGGCCAGGGTGACCCGCAAAGTCTGTTTGTGCAGGTAG
- a CDS encoding ISAs1 family transposase has translation MPVTPTDLGQAGSGQLVRMRRSLRVLGAHGGEVQGLADVLAGVPDPRDPRGIRHRLPVILGLSAAAVAAGEKSVEEIAAWAAHAPTQVLTALGARVHPVTGQPQAPSVDTMIRVLSAVDSSALARAVGMFAAARARQARGGGRRVVAVDGKTLRGAAGPEGRAPHLLAVAEHGTGVVLAEHEVGAKTNEVTAFAPLLRELHSHDPLDGVVVTADALHTTRAHADLIVTELGAHFVFTVKANTPALSVDCHQATDWTKIPIGHSAEGRAHGRFERRTIQLAQASEAIRARYPHARTVARIRRHVRRTVTTGTGRARVTRTIPSTVTVHVLTSLTLDAVTPADLAGYARGHWTIENKVHWVRDVTFREDASRVRTGPLPRIMTTLRNLIIGLIRLAGHNRIAPTIRRIRHDNALLLAILTLDNPADLHQ, from the coding sequence ATGCCCGTCACTCCCACCGATCTCGGACAGGCCGGGTCGGGGCAGCTGGTCCGGATGCGGCGGTCGCTGCGGGTCCTGGGGGCGCACGGCGGTGAGGTGCAGGGGCTCGCCGACGTACTCGCCGGGGTGCCTGACCCGCGGGACCCGCGAGGGATACGTCACCGGCTCCCGGTGATCCTGGGACTGTCCGCCGCAGCGGTCGCCGCGGGGGAGAAGTCGGTGGAGGAGATCGCGGCCTGGGCTGCGCACGCCCCGACGCAGGTCCTGACCGCTCTCGGGGCGCGGGTCCATCCGGTGACCGGGCAGCCGCAGGCACCGTCGGTGGACACGATGATCCGGGTCCTGTCCGCGGTGGACAGCTCGGCGCTGGCGAGGGCGGTCGGGATGTTCGCCGCGGCCCGCGCCCGCCAGGCCCGTGGTGGTGGGCGGCGGGTGGTCGCGGTCGACGGGAAGACCCTGCGTGGCGCGGCTGGGCCTGAGGGGCGGGCACCGCACCTGCTCGCGGTCGCCGAACACGGCACGGGTGTGGTGCTCGCCGAGCATGAGGTCGGCGCGAAGACGAACGAGGTCACCGCGTTCGCACCGCTGCTCCGCGAACTGCATTCCCATGATCCGCTGGATGGGGTGGTGGTGACCGCTGATGCGTTGCACACGACCCGCGCCCACGCCGACCTGATCGTCACCGAGCTGGGAGCGCACTTCGTGTTCACGGTGAAGGCGAACACCCCGGCGTTGTCGGTCGACTGCCACCAGGCGACCGACTGGACGAAGATCCCGATCGGGCACAGCGCCGAGGGCAGGGCCCATGGACGGTTCGAACGACGCACCATCCAGCTGGCCCAGGCCAGCGAGGCGATCCGTGCCCGCTATCCCCATGCCCGCACCGTGGCGCGGATCCGCCGTCATGTCCGGCGGACCGTGACCACCGGCACGGGCCGGGCCCGGGTCACCCGGACGATCCCGAGCACTGTCACGGTCCACGTCCTGACGAGCCTCACCCTCGACGCGGTCACACCCGCTGATCTCGCGGGCTACGCCCGAGGGCATTGGACGATCGAGAACAAGGTCCACTGGGTGCGCGATGTGACGTTCCGTGAGGATGCCTCGCGGGTTCGGACCGGCCCACTGCCCCGCATCATGACCACACTCCGTAACCTGATCATCGGGCTGATTCGCCTCGCTGGCCATAACCGCATCGCCCCGACCATCCGCAGAATCCGACACGACAACGCCCTGCTCCTGGCCATCCTCACTCTCGACAACCCCGCTGACCTGCATCAATGA